From Apium graveolens cultivar Ventura chromosome 9, ASM990537v1, whole genome shotgun sequence, the proteins below share one genomic window:
- the LOC141684112 gene encoding FCS-Like Zinc finger 8-like: MLRNRSRAVTKQSLMADHNSVPASKPKQTTPISSFFGSPRFFNGFFSKGVTSFEPVNKPTLMLESPRFSNFGTPFGFYDRNTVKCPRAATENKQFMIEDTKIGLALINDDQSSDHYKKFSRQNSCTRAQLGSKLKICIPDIPGISTQSSQFSDDLLTPSSGLNSEVQAGGSPNISTACLSWSEMELSEDYTCVISHGPNPKTTRIFDNCIVESCCGVVALSDLKNEYNLSSPSQSFLSSCHTCNKNLGQGNDIYMYRGEKAFCSNECRCEEIFLDEMKNTNMNNGF; encoded by the exons ATGCTGAGAAATAGATCTAGAGCAGTTACCAAACAATCTCTAATGGCTGACCATAACTCTGTCCCAGCTTCCAAACCAAAACAAACCACTCccatttcttctttctttggcTCTCCAAGGTTTTTTAATGGATTTTTTTCCAAGGGTGTCACTAGTTTTGAGCCTGTTAACAAACCAACTTTGATGCTTGAATCCCCAAGATTCTCAAATTTTGGCACTCCATTTGGATTTTATGATCGGAACACGGTCAAGTGTCCGAGAGCAGCCACTGAAAACAAGCAATTTATGATTGAGGATACGAAAATTGGCCTTGCTCTAATAAATGATGATCAGAGTTCTGATCACTATAAAAAATTCAGCAGACAAAATAGCTGCACAAGGGCTCAATTGGGCTCAAAGCTAAAGATTTGTATCCCTGATATTCCAGGAATTAGTACGCAGAGTTCACAATTTTCTGATGATTTATTAACCCCGTCAAGTGGACTGAATTCTGAGGTTCAAGCAGGAGGCTCTCCAAATATTTCTACTGCATGTCTTTCTTGGAGTGAAATGGAGCTCTCTGAGGACTATACATGTGTGATCTCACACGGACCTAATCCCAAAACAACTCGAATTTTCGACAACTGCATTGTAGAGAGTTGCTGTGGTGTTGTTGCATTATCTGACTTGAAAAATGAGTATAACTTAAGTTCACCATCTCAGAGTTTTCTAAGCTCCTGTCACACTTGCAACAAGAATCTTGGACAAGGCAATGACATTTATATGTACAG GGGTGAAAAAGCATTTTGCAGTAATGAATGTAGGTGTGAAGAAATATTTTTGGATGAAATGAAGAATACAAACATGAATAATGGCTTCTAA